One stretch of Nycticebus coucang isolate mNycCou1 chromosome 7, mNycCou1.pri, whole genome shotgun sequence DNA includes these proteins:
- the LOC128590658 gene encoding growth hormone-inducible transmembrane protein-like yields MLVARLVCLWTLSSRVFHPTFTKASPVVKKSITKNQWLITPSREYATMTRIGVQHGKTGQELKEAELEPSVEKIFKIGQMGRWFVARGAAVGLGALCYYGLGMSNEIGAIEKAVIWPQYVKGRIHSTYMYLAGSIGLTALSAVAISRTPAVMNFMMRSSWVTIGAAFAAMIGAGMLVQSILYDQSPGPKHLAWVLHSGVMGAVVAPPTILGGPLLIRATWHTAGIVGGLSTVAMRAPSEKFLNMGAPLGVGLGLVFVSSLGSVFLPPTTVAGATLYSVAMYGGLVLFSMFLLCDTQKIIKRAEITPVYGVQNYDPINAMLAIYMDTLNIFMRVATMPATGGNQKK; encoded by the coding sequence ATGCTGGTGGCAAGGCTTGTGTGTCTCTGGACActatcttccagggttttccaCCCAACTTTCACCAAGGCCTCCCCTGTTGTGAAGAAGTCCATCACAAAGAATCAGTGGCTCATAACACCCAGCAGGGAATATGCCACTATGACAAGAATTGGGGTCCAGCATGGGAAAACTGGCCAAGAACTCAAAGAGGCAGAGTTGGAACCATcagtggaaaaaatatttaaaattggtcAAATGGGAAGATGGTTTGTTGCTAGAGGGGCAGCTGTTGGTCTTGGAGCATTATGCTACTATGGCTTGGGAATGTCTAATGAGATTGGAGCTATTGAAAAGGCTGTAATTTGGCCTCAGTATGTAAAGGGTAGAATTCATTCTACCTATATGTACTTAGCAGGAAGTATTGGTTTAACAGCTTTGTCTGCAGTGGCAATAAGCAGAACTCCTGCTGTCATGAATTTCATGATGAGAAGCTCTTGGGTGACAATTGGTGCAGCCTTTGCTGCCATGATTGGAGCTGGAATGCTGGTGCAGTCAATATTATATGACCAAAGCCCAGGTCCAAAGCATCTTGCTTGGGTGCTGCACTCTGGTGTGATGGGCGCAGTGGTGGCTCCTCCGACAATATTAGGAGGGCCTCTTCTCATCAGAGCCACATGGCATACAGCTGGCATTGTGGGAGGCCTCTCCACTGTGGCCATGCGTGCACCCAGTGAGAAGTTTCTGAATATGGGAGCACCCCTGGGAGTGGGCCTGGGTCTTGTCTTTGTGTCCTCACTGGGATCTGTGTTTCTTCCACCTACCACCGTGGCTGGTGCCACTCTGTACTCAGTGGCAATGTATGGTGGATTAGTTCTTTTCAGCATGTTCCTTCTGTGTGATACCCAGAAAATAATCAAGCGGGCAGAAATAACACCAGTATATGGAGTTCAAAACTATGATCCCATCAATGCAATGCTGGCAATCTACATggatacattaaatatatttatgcgaGTTGCAACTATGCCAGCAACTGGAGGCaaccaaaagaaatga